CTCGGAGCGCGTGCTCCAGGAGACGGCCAAGGTGCATCCTCACCTGTCGGCGGTCGTCGTCGGCCCGGAGGGGATGCGTTTCGGGGCGCTGGACCCGGTCGCGGTGGGAGTCGACCCGGGGCGGCTGGAGGAATCGCTGGTGTTCCTGGTCGAGCAATGGCTGTGCATTCTGGGGGCGCTCACCGGAGAGGTGTTGTCCTCCGCGTTGGGTGAGTCACTGCTGGGTGAACGGGACCCCGCCGCGGCGTCGCGGACGGAGGCCGAGCCGGAGCGGTCGCGATGAAGGACCCCCTGAGTTCGGACGAGACCGCGCCCCTCTCTCGCGGCAGGCACCGCCAGGGCGGGCGCCAGCGAGAGCCCGCGCGCCGCTACCTGGCGCATGTCCACGAGGTCAGCCACTTCCTCAGTGTCACCGACAGCGTCGCGCGGAGCTTCTCCGTGTTGATGGAGCGCGTGTCCGGCTGGCTCCCCGTGCGCGCCGCGCTCCTGCTGGAGGGCGTGGATGCCCATGGGGCCTTCGTTCTGGATCGGCCGGTGGTCACGGCCTGGCAGCCCTCGGCGTCCGTCATGGCGCACGCCGCCGCCGCGTATGCCTGGCTCGCGGGGCAGGAGCGGGTGTCGCTTCAGGGCCAGGAGGTTCCTCCGGGGCCCCACGTCGCGGCGCTCGCGCGGGTGCCAGGGGCCGTCACCCTTCCCCTGGTGTCGAAGGAGGGTGTCTTCGGCGCGCTCCACGTGGAGGCGGTGGGGCTGGAGGATGAGGGATTGGCCCTCCTGGACGCGGTGGCGAACCTGCTCGCGGTGGCCCTGGCGAAGGAGCACGTCCTGCGCCGGGAGGTCCGGCTGCGCGAGCGGGCGGAGGCGCTCTTCCTCCAAGCACAGGATGCCGTGCGGTGGCGCGATGAGCTGCTCACCGTCGTCTCCCACGACATCAAGACGCCGCTCCTCGCGGTGCGGATGAACGCGGAGATGATTCTGAATACCGGCACCGCTCCGGAGAAGGAGCACCGGCGGCGCCGCTACCTGGAAAACATCGTCCTGGCCGAGCAGCAGATGAGCAGCCTCATCGGCAACCTGTTGGACCGGGCGCGGCTGCGCGGAATGCCGATTCCGCTCGCGCTCCAACCTCAGCCGGTGGAGGCGTTGCTCCGCCAGTCCCTGGAGGTGCTCCGGCCGCTGGCGCTGGAGAAGGGGCAGACGCTGACGGTGGAGGTGCCGCCCGAGACGCCGTCGGTGCTGGCGGACCGCGAGCGCCTGGGCCAGGTGCTCGCGAACCTGGTGAGCAACGCCATCAAGTTCACCCCCCCGGGCGGCGTCATCACGGTGACGGCGCGGCTGGAGGCGGCGGGGCGGGTGCGCATCAGCGTGCGGGACTCCGGACCGGGGATTCCCGCCGGGGACACGCCGCACCTCTTCGAGCGCTTCTGGCGGGCCAGCCATTCACCGGGGCGCGGCACGGGGCTGGGGCTCAGCATCGCATGGAGCCTGGTGGCCGCGCACGGCGGGACGCTCCTCGTGGAGAGCGAGGAGGGGCAGGGGAGCACCTTCCACTTCACCCTGCCCGTGGCCGCATTCTGAGACGCGGTCCTACTTGTGCACGCCGACGGTGCCGCCGCGGAAGGCGGAGTCGCGCAGCACGAGCCCCTCCTTGCACAGGCGCGCCGTCTTGGCGCCCACGAAGAAGCCCTTGGGGTCGCTCCGGCGGTGCGACTTCTTGATGTACTCCTCGATTTCGAGGAACAGGCGCCGGAACTTGTCGGGGGCCGCGTTCTTCCGGCCCGTCTGGGCGGTGATGTCCAGCTCGGCCCACATCTTCCCGCTGAGCAGCTCCCCCTCCTCGTTGAGGCGGCTGCGCTCCATGAAGATGACGGGCGAGCGCACCTCGTCGATGCGCCAGAAGCCCTTGTCCTTGCCGCGCTTCACCTTGTCGACGATGGCCGCGCCCAGCTCCGAGGCCACCATGTAGAGGTCCTCGGGGGGCAGCCGCTCCATGTTCTCCATGTTCGCGCGGAAGGTCTCCCAGTCCGGGGGGACGCGCGAGGGGTACACCTCCAGGACGAAGCGCTCCAGGAAGCGGAAGAAGGCGAGTTCGTCGTCGGGGGACATGAAGAACTGAATGACGTTGGCCATCGCGCAGCCCTCATACTCCCGAGTGCGTCTTCCGCGATAGTGCGCCGCGAAGCGGGCTATGACTCCGGGCATGGATACCTGGCTGCTTTCCCGGATGCAGGAGCTTCGCGACCTTCAGGGCCTCATTGGCCTGGCCACGTGGGACATGGAGACGTACCTGCCCTCCAAGGCGGGTCCGGCGCGCTCCCACCAGCTCTCCACCCTGCAGGGGCTGCACCACGAGCGCCTGGTGGACCCCCGGCTGGGGGACGCCCTGGCCCAGGCGGCCACCCAGAAAGGCTTGTCCGACGACGCGCGGGCCATGGTGGCGGTGCTGACGCGGGAGCGGGAGCGGGAGGTGCGGGTCCCCGCGCCCCTGGTGAAGGCGCTCGCCGGGGCGGTCAGCGACGCCATCCCCGCCTGGCGGGAAGCCCGGCAGGCGAGGCGCTTCGCCGTGTTCCAGCCCGCGCTCCAGCGCCTGATGTCGCTGCGCCGCGAGCAGGCGGACGCCTACGGCCATGACGGAGAGCGGTACGACGCGCTGCTGGAGGGGCATGAGCCCGGCATGCGCGTGGCGCGGCTCACCCCGGTGCTGTCCGCGCTGCGCGAGCACCTCATCCCCATGGTGGGCAAGCTCAGCGCGGTGAGCCGGCCGGTGGCGCCCTTCCTGATGGGGCGGCACTACGACAAGGACGCCCAGTGGGCCTTCACCCTGCGCTTGTTGAAGGACTTCGGGTTCGATCTGGAGGCGGGCCGGCAGGACTTGAGCATCCACCCCTTCACCGGGGGGACGCATCCCTTGGACGTGCGGCTGACCACGCACGTGGACACGGCCACGCCGTTCCCCGCCATCTTCAGCACCATCCACGAGGTGGGCCACGGCCTGTATGAACAGGGCTTCTCCCCCGAGCACCACCGCACCCCGCTGGCCGCCGCGCCCTCCATGGGCCTGCACGAGTCCCAGTCCCGGCTGTGGGAGAACATGGTGGGCCGCAGCCTGCCGTTCTGGCGGCACTACTTCCCCATGCTGCGCGCGGCCTTCCCGGAGGCGCTGTCCGGCACGGACGTGGAGGGCTTCCACGCCGCGGTGAACGCCGTGGGCCCGTCGCTCATCCGCATCGAGTCGGACGAGGTGACGTACAACCTGCACATCGCGCTGCGCTACGAGCTGGAGCTGCTGTTGGTGCGCGATGAGTTGCCGGTGGAGGACCTGCCCGCCGCGTGGAACGCGCGCATGGAGAAGTACCTGGGCGTCACCCCGCCAGATGACACGCAGGGCGTGCTCCAGGACATCCACTGGGCCTGGGGCGAGCTGGGCTACTTCCCCACGTACTCCCTGGGCAACCTCTACGCGGCGTCGCTCTACCGCGCGGCGAAGCGGGACCTGCCGGACTTGGAGGCGCAGTTCGGCCGTGGCGAGCTGCTTCCCCTGCGGGACTGGCTGCGCACGCACGTGCACCAGCACGGCTTCCGTCTCTCCGCGGAGGAGCGCGTGAAGCAAGTGACGGGACAGGGCCTCACGGACACCGACTTCCTGGCGTACCTGCGCGAGAAGTACGGCGCGCTCTATGGCGTCTCGCTTTGAGCGAGATGCCGAACGCTGGCTTTCGTCCGGCCCCAGGCGCGCTTAGGTGAGGGCGGCGGCGCGCGATGTTTCATCGCGTGCCCCCGTCGTACGCTGCGTGGTAGCTGGTGTCGCAGTTATCAGTGGGGGCGGCCACGTCTGGCCTCCCGGCGCTGGACGTGGAGACCTCTGAATGGCGTCGCAGGCCATCCCAAAGAAAGTGCTGTGGGTGTTGCTGTTCTGGCTCGCAGTCCCCCTCGTCGTGGTGGCGTACCTCTTCGTGGGCCCACGCCTGTGGCCGCCCGCGGAGCCAGGGAACATCCCGAGTCCGACGCTGGCGCGGCTGCTCAACGAGAGCATCGAGAAGGCAATCTCCCAGATGAATCCCAACTGGTCTCCGGGGCTCATCCCGGAAGCCGCGGCCAATACCCGGACGTTCCTGGGCGAGGTCTCCGAGGTGGTCGCCCGTTGCAGCATGGGCCCTCGTGAGCCTGGTCAGAAGTGGAACAAGCTGGAGTACCACCTGACCCGCGTCGATGGCGTTCGTTACAAGCCCATCTACACGGGCATCCGGTGCGGTCGCTCGTCGCTCATCTACCGCGCCGTCTTCAAGGACGGGCAGGTCGCCGAGGCCTATACGGACGGGAGCGAGCGGCAGCGCCCGGTGGAGGACGTTCGCGGCATCGTGCGCGAGTTCGGCAAGAGCGTGACCTGGTCGGACAGGGACTACCACCCGCAGCGCTATTACCCGCCTCCGCCGACGTCCCCATCGCGGGCGGACATCGAGAAGCAGTGGGAGTAGCCGCTCACCCCACGGGCTTCAGGAGCCAGTGCGTGTCCACGCTCCAGCCAAGGAACCTCCGGCTGGGCAGTTGAAGGCTGGCTCAATGGGCGTCTCACGACAGGGAGGTGCGCGGGACGGCGCGACCGCCAAATTGGGCGTGCCACGACGGGCATTCCGCGAAGCCCTGACCTCGTAGCAGCGCCTTGTCGGGCCCGTGGTGCGCCTCTACTGTGCACGCATCATGAGGACCGTGGATGAATGGAAGGCGACGCTGCGCGCGGCGTTGAAGGAGGCAATGCGGGCTCGGAATCCTCCCGCCGCGGCGGTGCTTCGGGAGACGCTCGCCGCCATCGACAATGCCGAGGCGCCCGCGCTGAGCACGGCGCCAAGCGCCACCGATGGCACGTTCGCTGGAAGTGTCGGAGGACTCGGGAGCGGGGAAGTGCCCCGGTTGGTCTTGTCGCCGGAGTCGGTGCAGGCGCTCGTCCAGCGCGAAATCCAGGAGCGGCAGGAGGCGGTGGACCTCTATGTCAAACTGGGGAAGCACGACGAGGCCCGCGGCCTGAAGGCGCAGTTGGACGTCCTCCTGGCGCTGTGAGCGGGCCATCGCCCCGGTTCGGCTTTGATGCGTGAGGTCTCCCCCTCGCGCTCCCATCCCGGCGGGCGGCGCCCTTCCTGGTAGGAATTGCCACACGCTCCGATTGCGCCCTGTGTGGCTTGAGCGTCGGCCTGTCTTGAAGGGGCGCGGAAGGGGACTCTTCGCCCTCCGCGCCCAGGTGTGGATTTAGGGCTCCGGGCCGATGTCCCCGGTGTCGATGCACATCCAGGGGCACTCCGCGAGGCAGGCTTCAAAAGCCATTGCGTGCGTATTCATGCCGCCGGCACAGGCCGCGGGCCACGCGTAGGGATACTGGTAGCCGCGATAGCCACACTCGAAATAGGCATACACACAGGACTGCTCCAACTCCTGGGTTGCCTCGGCCGGGGCCCGTTCTTCTTGCGGCTGGCCGCCACAGCCCACCCACGACACGAGCCCTGCCACCAAACCCACTGCGATGCGTCCCATCTTCATCCGTGCCTCCTTGGCAGAGGCCCCAGGATGTCTGAAGTGACGGCTTCCGGTCTATTCTGGATTGGCAGTGATGGCCGGTAGGATGGTGACGCAGTTTTCGCGATGAGGACCTGCACCATGAACGCACCACGATGGAGGCCGTGCGCCCTCCTGGTTGTTTCCCTGGGACTGGCGTGTGCCGAGTCTTCCAACCAGGACCTTTCCGAGGAGGAGCTCCCGGAGGTGTCCGACTCGGGCGTCCTCCCTCCGGAAGGAGGGCCCACGGACCCGGATGCAAGGGAGGAGGACGCGGGGGCGCCCGACACGGATGCGCCCCTCACGCGCGCCCGGGTCTTCTTCTCTGGCCACAGCCTGCTCGACAACCCCATGCCGGACCACTTCGCCAGCATCGCGACAGGCCGGGGCAAGGACTTCAATTGGAACCAGCAGAACGTGATTGGTTCGCCCATGCGGGTCCGGACCTGGGGCAACGGCGCATGGGCCGGGTACCGCCAGGGCAAGAACCGCGTGGGCACCAACATGAACGTGGTTCAGGAACTCCTGTCGCCACAGACGTTGGGCCCTGGCGAGAAGTACGACACGCTCCTCATCACCGAGCGGCACGATTTGCTGGGCACCATCGAGTGGGAGAACACCGTCGGCTACCTGCGGCACTTCCACGACCGGCTCGTCGCGGGGAATCCGCAATCCGTGACGTATTTCTATCACACGTGGTTGGACATCAATAAGAACAGCCCCGCCCAGTGGATTGCCTACGAGAAGAACGCTCGCGTGGCCTGGGAGTGTGTGTCTTCCAAGGTCAACCTCACGTTGCAGGCCGATGGCCGAACGGACCGCGTGGTCGCGCTCCCCGGGAGCACGGCGCTGGTTGACCTGGTGGAGCGCGTCATCGCGAACGAGGTGCCGGGCATCACCGGCACGACGTCGCAGAAGCTGAACGTGCTCTTCAGCGACAACGTCCACCTGACGCCGCTGGGCTCCTACTTCATGGCCGCGGTCCACCACGCATCCGTGTTCCGGGAGTCCCCGGAGGGCGCGCCAGGGCCCTCGGGCGCGAACGCGGCGACCGTCCAGTCGCTCCAGCGCATCGCGTGGAACTTCGTCAGCGCGTACTACGCGCAGCCCGGCGCCGGTGAGCGGACGATGGC
This genomic window from Myxococcus hansupus contains:
- a CDS encoding sensor histidine kinase, which encodes MKDPLSSDETAPLSRGRHRQGGRQREPARRYLAHVHEVSHFLSVTDSVARSFSVLMERVSGWLPVRAALLLEGVDAHGAFVLDRPVVTAWQPSASVMAHAAAAYAWLAGQERVSLQGQEVPPGPHVAALARVPGAVTLPLVSKEGVFGALHVEAVGLEDEGLALLDAVANLLAVALAKEHVLRREVRLRERAEALFLQAQDAVRWRDELLTVVSHDIKTPLLAVRMNAEMILNTGTAPEKEHRRRRYLENIVLAEQQMSSLIGNLLDRARLRGMPIPLALQPQPVEALLRQSLEVLRPLALEKGQTLTVEVPPETPSVLADRERLGQVLANLVSNAIKFTPPGGVITVTARLEAAGRVRISVRDSGPGIPAGDTPHLFERFWRASHSPGRGTGLGLSIAWSLVAAHGGTLLVESEEGQGSTFHFTLPVAAF
- a CDS encoding carboxypeptidase M32 — translated: MDTWLLSRMQELRDLQGLIGLATWDMETYLPSKAGPARSHQLSTLQGLHHERLVDPRLGDALAQAATQKGLSDDARAMVAVLTREREREVRVPAPLVKALAGAVSDAIPAWREARQARRFAVFQPALQRLMSLRREQADAYGHDGERYDALLEGHEPGMRVARLTPVLSALREHLIPMVGKLSAVSRPVAPFLMGRHYDKDAQWAFTLRLLKDFGFDLEAGRQDLSIHPFTGGTHPLDVRLTTHVDTATPFPAIFSTIHEVGHGLYEQGFSPEHHRTPLAAAPSMGLHESQSRLWENMVGRSLPFWRHYFPMLRAAFPEALSGTDVEGFHAAVNAVGPSLIRIESDEVTYNLHIALRYELELLLVRDELPVEDLPAAWNARMEKYLGVTPPDDTQGVLQDIHWAWGELGYFPTYSLGNLYAASLYRAAKRDLPDLEAQFGRGELLPLRDWLRTHVHQHGFRLSAEERVKQVTGQGLTDTDFLAYLREKYGALYGVSL